The sequence CAAGCATAAACGCACTTTTTGGCAGTAAAAACTCAGTCATGCTAGGCGACATCCTCTACTCAAAGGCTTATTTTGAGCTTACAAAATTTGATCCAAGTATCGCAGCTGTCATATCAGACGCGGTCAGCAAACTAAGCATCGGCGAGATGATGGATGTGAAAATGGCTGAAAATTTTAATGAAAACGAGCAAGAATACTTAAAAATGATCTACTATAAAACAGCTGTTTTGATAGAAGCTACGGCTATTTGTGGGGCAAAGCTAGCTGGCAAAGATAGCGAGAAATTTGGCATTTATGGCAAAAATTTAGGTCTTGCATTTCAGATCGTTGATGATATCTTAGACATCACTCAAGATGAAAAAACGCTTGGCAAACCAGCACTTAACGACTTTGTCGAGGGCAAAACGACACTTCCTTACATTTATCTTTATAAGAGCCTGGACGAGGCTGGTAGGGCAAAGCTTAGATCGCTTTGGGCAAAGAAGTTAAACGCGGACGAAATTTTATGGCTAAAAGAAAATTTTGATAAAACTAGCTCACTTAGCAAAGCTATAAGCGAGGCAAAAAGGCTTGGAGCTGAAGCAATAGAAGCGATAAGAGAGTATAAAAACGCTGAGCTTGAAGGGATCATAAAAAGCATGATAGATAGGGAATTTTGATGCACTATTTAGACATAAGTTTTACATATAAAAACACTGATATTTCGGTCAGAGAGAAGCTTGCCTTTGATAGTGACGAGAAAAAAGAGCAAATTTTAAAACTGATAAACTCAAACAAAAACATAAAAGAGAGCATGGTGCTAAACACCTGCAACCGCGTCGAGATCATAGCTAGCGTAGAGGATGTAAAGGCCGCTACTGCTCATATCATCAGGTGTATGTCGATATTTTCAGGCGTTTTTGAAGATGAGCTTTATGAGAGAGCTGACATCTATGAAAACAGCGGTGCTGCACACCACCTATTTGCCGTGGCAAGCTCGCTTGATAGCCTAGTAGTTGGCGAAACGCAGATCGTTGGCCAGCTAAAAAATGCCTTTAAATTTGCCTATGATAACAACTCATGTGGCGAAGATATCAGCAAGATCATCCACTACGCATGTAAGTGCGCTGCCAAGGTTAGAAACGAAACTCAAATTTCTAAAAACCCGATCTCAGTTTCAAGTGTAGCCGTGGCAAAGGCAAAAGAAATTTTTGGCACGCTTGAAGGTAAAACGGCTATCGTCGTGGGCGCTGGCGAGATGGGCGAGCTAGCAGCAAAGCACCTCATATCAAGCGGCGCAGAGGTTATCATCATAAACAGAAGCTCTGAGCGCGTCGAGCAGCTAGTTGATAGTCTAGGAGATAATGCAAGCTGGGATAGCATTTTGAAATTAAAAGAGTATGTAAACAGCTACGATCTCATCTTTTCAAGCACTGCAGCCCCGCACGCCATCATCACAGGCGAGATCATCGAGC is a genomic window of Campylobacter concisus containing:
- a CDS encoding polyprenyl synthetase family protein, which translates into the protein MDKIDEIMSKFISELGYKEAFEMFLKISSGKKLRSKLLLKIAGESEISLKLCAIIELIHLASLLHDDVIDEANIRRGKPSINALFGSKNSVMLGDILYSKAYFELTKFDPSIAAVISDAVSKLSIGEMMDVKMAENFNENEQEYLKMIYYKTAVLIEATAICGAKLAGKDSEKFGIYGKNLGLAFQIVDDILDITQDEKTLGKPALNDFVEGKTTLPYIYLYKSLDEAGRAKLRSLWAKKLNADEILWLKENFDKTSSLSKAISEAKRLGAEAIEAIREYKNAELEGIIKSMIDREF
- the hemA gene encoding glutamyl-tRNA reductase — translated: MHYLDISFTYKNTDISVREKLAFDSDEKKEQILKLINSNKNIKESMVLNTCNRVEIIASVEDVKAATAHIIRCMSIFSGVFEDELYERADIYENSGAAHHLFAVASSLDSLVVGETQIVGQLKNAFKFAYDNNSCGEDISKIIHYACKCAAKVRNETQISKNPISVSSVAVAKAKEIFGTLEGKTAIVVGAGEMGELAAKHLISSGAEVIIINRSSERVEQLVDSLGDNASWDSILKLKEYVNSYDLIFSSTAAPHAIITGEIIEPREFHRYFFDIAVPRDIDLLNTELISVYTVDSLEEIVRKNLALREEQAQKAYSIVGQDTSEFLKTLKEDMSVPLIKSIRKQAEICAKNELEKAIKKGYLKHSDYDEAQKLIHQVFKAFLHQPTMKLKGLADEERASELSNGVKFLFDIKDEQNFQAGDIDEI